cgaaatatttcttatatgtatgtggtgATTACCGTAAAGAACTTGAGCTACTTAATATCCGTTCCCTAATGGCGCTTGCTCCAAATTGTCGAAACAGCGATGGTGTCATTTGCAAGACAGTGATTCCGGGAGTCGTAATGCTCGTGGGGAACAAGGCACTTAGGACCCGTTTCGGTGATTCGCGCATCGTGTAGTGGCTGATGAGTACAGCGGAACCATTCTGCAGCGCCAGAAACAGCTCAACAATGGATGGATCAAAGGTGCAAGGAGTGCCCAGATAAATAACATCAGCCATagatatattcaatttttgacTGGCAATAGAGAAAACTGGATTTTATCTAAAAAAGTTAGTTGgcacttaaattaaattagtagGTTTGTTTAATTACTCATATAGTGATTAACAAGTTTAGAAAGATTCAAAGTGTCAATCTAATATGAACATAAAAACCATCTTGTACATAGAAAATTGCATACTCTTTAAAGTGCTATGTCAACAAATTGATGTTTAGTGGAGTTACAAATGTTGCATCGGAAAactttatgtatataatataaatatgtccCCTATTCATCTAACTATATAAAAGCCATTGTTATATATAGCTATATAAACTTTGCTCATATAATGGATGATGGATCtgttaataaaatttacatacatatcatAAGAGAGAGTAAATTGAGCTGAATTATGGTTGTTATGATTTGCATGAAAagacacacatatgtacatacatctGTATACTGTAGTCTTAGTATGTTTCACATTAGGCTTTTCTTATACAACTTTTTGTAGAATCTATAAATTTGCCTCTAATAAAAACTAATCTTGCTTTACAAACAGACATAATCACAGTTTGGACTAAGATAAGGcatctaaatataatatgtttttgaGTAAATAGTGAAAGAGTGTTGGCTCACCTAAGTGCCACAATATTGGGTGCAATGCATTCATAGGGAACATGTATCAATTTGGGTGTTCCCGTAGTACCCGTTGTGGTAATCGTGTAGCACATGTTGGCGGGCAAAGGAGCCTTAGCCTCAATTGGAGGATCCTTGCTCGTGTGCTTTAGTTTGAAGAGCTTGTACTCCTCATTAAAAACGAGAAAACTGTCGAGATACTCAAAGTACACAGCACCCACTGGCATGTAGCCATTAACAATGAGGTAGTCGATGCCAGCACAACACATTTGCCAGTGCAGGGCCTTGGACAAGATCAGTTTGTCGTTGCTGTAGAAATGGCATTTGTGATTAAGTATGCTGAAATGTAATTAGAATTAATTATAATGCTGTCAGTCACTTTACTATACAACTCACGATAGAATCAGAAGGCATGACGATGGCGTATGATTAGCAATGCGCAGTGCAATGCCGATGCCATTTGGCACTTGGTTACGTCGGAGCTGTTCCAATATGGTTTCAACGCTGCTCACCGCCTTTGTATAGCTAATAGAGAAATCCTGTGGCTCCATTCGCTTAATAACAAAGGGTACATTACCGAAATTTCGTAGTCTCTGAATGTCGTATAATTTTGTGGGCTCGCCAACAATCGTCGGCTCAATATCCTCCCTCGAGATGTGTACGATTTTTAAAGCTTTATCTGAGCTGCAACTCTGTTCATATTTTTCACATGGCTCCTCCAATTGTGTCGGCTCTATGTCTATTTCTGACTTTATCACAGAATCCACTATAGCTTCTGAGCTGGAACactgtttatttttcttatctGCTTCGTCTCTTGTCGCTACAACCACCTGTATCACATCATCATCTGGCtcagtttttatttcaacAGAATGTACATTAGTTTCGGGTTCAGTCTTATCATCAAGAAGTGGTTGTTCCTCTTCGataatttctgtttttatttccacatttgccattttctcTAATTACAAGCATTAGCAAgtactttttatatacttatttaaatttcactgCTAGCAGTCTCTCCGCATTTTAATTCCCGTTCAACCACACtgcaattattgtttttgttttggtctTCTTCTTCGATGTATCTGCTTTGTTGCTGTGAAAGCTATCGTTACAGTTActgtatatcgatattattcaaaatatcatATTCAAACggaaaatttatttcaaattgtacTATTAAGATAGGGTTGTCTTAATGATAGGGTTGAAtgtaaaaacttttataaaaaaaaatgttatagaCGACAGTTGGTTAAACTTtggaaatatatcaaaattgtaACTGACAATAAcgtatattcaaaaattttgcTTGCGGTGGCACCTTGGTACTCACACCACAAGggttaaataatataattagaaaagaaaacgttagcaataaaatatacagtactttattattatgagtTTAAAACCTCGTCGATAGCTGCCATAAATTAGTACTTAAATCGATAGTTTCCATCGATATTTCTTCATCTCTCTCGCTCCATTTCTCATCCCCGTTTCCTATAAACCAGCTGCCGGTCCCACTGTTAGTTGAGCAGAGGCATTCAACCAAAGAGACTGCATGGAGTCCTTTGAACTAAATTTAGTTTTCGTATTAAGAATTTGACGTTGCCAACGGTAACGTGTTATAACCATTGAGTTGttttattgcaataaatgtGAACGCGCGTAACTTGTGTAGTTGATTGTGTTAACAATGGCCAAGAAAATTCCATTCAATGTGGTCTTTGCCACAGGTAAACAGCTTAAATAAGTCAAGCTAATGTAGATTGTTTtacctttaaaatatattacttagtacaaagcatttttttgttgcatttcgtttgattacaatatttatttttttgttttagttaccATTGCCACTTGCAAAGCGAATTAATGTTGAACATCTCGTGCTTTGGTTGCACTTGAGAAATCGATAAAATACGCATACGCCTAGTGAGACGGCGTATTTTGAAAGCACGTTCATAAGTATCTCTATCACAATTTCAAATGtacaatcaaaacaaacatttattatttaaatatatattagcaCATGTTAATAATACCTTACAGTTTCAATATaagtaattttatatacattacaTATAAACATCATTGTAAGTTGAACCCAAACCCAAATCCATTTCACCTTTTACGATTGCGACATTGTCAACATATATCATTATAATATAGTAGTGCCATAATATGTCTGATGTCTGCATTCTGCATCGCATTTCCAATTAACAATGCAGccaaatattttctttggcAAGCAGCCAAGCGAATTCAAAAGTTGACTTGACTTTCTATATATTACTCGTATACAAAAGTCCCCATTGTACATAGTAGCCTCATTCATCCAACATTGAAAAAAGTTTACATGACAAACCTTTTTTCCACTACTGcggctgttgcttttgtcttCGGTATTTAAGTTTGGTCAGCAGGGATCCAGTAGGTCCAATAATAGTCAGGAAATATACCAAGGTAGTGGTTAGCATTAGGGCTGGGATGAACTCATTATCCACATGGCGAGTAAAGAACTTCGAATAGTAACCAAGGTATATGGCAACCATGCCTAGCGTAAAAGTGAGCAATCCAAATACATTGTGACGGAATCGTAGTTCAGAGGGTGGCAGTTTCTTAAGCACAATCTTGGGCTGATAGAAGTTAACCAATCCACCTACAATGCTCGCCGCACATCCAAAGGTAGCTGCCACACCTACCGAAGTCAAATGGcattagtataaaaatattcattcatgTGTTACATTTTTATGCGAACCAAATCTGCCATGCCAGGTATTGAAGTGAACATCTTTCTGAGAAAACTTGCCCAAGCCGCCCAGCAGAACCATGACACCACCTACAAGCTGCAGCAGGCCATGGTAACgggatttgtttttatgcgaAATCCAACGGGTTATCGGGTTAACTTTGTAGTGTGACATCAGCGCCTGGGCCATAAGTACATGAAACTGCAAAAATGACAAAGTGGATAGGGTTTAAAGGTGATGACTATAAGTTTATGTTTATcaatattcatacatatgaACAAGGTGACAACAGGAGTAGTGTTATGATAAGATAAGGCATGACTATGCTGATTTACAAGCTTaataatttgacatttttacaacataaattaaataatgcttACGCCAATGCCTGTCATAAACATGTGCATAGCAGTGTCCTTGAAGTCCAAACTTTTGGCCAGCACAAAGAAGAATGCGGCCACCAGAAAGATGAGTATATGATTCACACTGTTCAAGATACTCTGTATTTGCAGCCAGGAGGACGCTGAGGAATTCTGCACTTGTGGCATTGTAAAATAATGATTAACAAATTAGTTCTAAgtatacaacaataacagtttGATCAAAGAGCAAGCGCTGTGTTGTGCTATGCGACAGGTTAAATGAAAGACTAAACTAGAAACTGTGATGACAGCGCTTAATAAGTATGAAGAGAATTAGATGATAAGAGCGCCGGTAAGAACAAGAGCAACACAGCCACGTAatcgatacacacacacatttccaTACGCACTCGTAAATGTCATTTGTAGTTGTGAGTGGGTGCGTACAAAGTTAAACTAAAAACGAGGCTCtctgtttattttgattttactttactttgtttttCTGCTTCATTTAGTAAACACTGTTCTgtctttgtttttctgtttacCAACACTACTCATATTAGTAACTTGTTGCTTTATTGACTTTGCCTTTGCAGATGAAGATGCCGCTTTTCCGGCTAGCGAGTTAAATAATCATGGACCCACTGTGCACGGCTGGCGCAGTGCCGTGGACAGTGGACTAAGCACCCACGATATCATCTTTCGTTTCCAGCAACCTGCCAAAATCTATCGCATACAACTTTTAGCCCACCAGTATTTGATACGTGAGTATTCAAGTGGTATTCCATGAATAGCTAAACTATCTATTGTTATTTATCTATTATAGCGGAAAAAATCGAGCTTTGGCTGCACTACTCGCCCAAGTCGCTGCCCAGCACACCCTCATCACAGTACTTTGATTTCCTCGGCTTTGTTGCCCTCGCCGATAATGCAAACACCAATCACAAATCCCGCGAATTGCAGAGCGTCACTGTTACGCCCAGACGTGGTACCCACTTGAAATTGCGACTGTCGGGTGCCCATTGTAATGAGTATAGCAAGAGTGGACAGATAGCATTGATGGCAGTCAATGTGCTAGGCGAGGATTTGGATGCAATTGCCATTAGTATGGGCGAAGAACAGCTACCTAGCGAATCACCGCCCGTGGATACGGCCACCGGTGAGCTGGCGCTGGCCTCACTCTGTGATGATCTCCTTTTCTCTATGTATGTGGAGGAGTCAATTGTCCAGCACATTCGTGAGCTGGAGCAGCGCAAGCTGCAGGCGGTCAGCTCGGAGCGCTTCGAATATGCGCGCAAGCTAAAGTTGTGCATGACAGCGCTGCGCACAGCAGGTGAACGTCTTGGACGCTATGCACTGGCCAAGCGACAGGCGGTGCAGCAGGAGGACTTCAGTGCAGCCAAGCTGCGCAAGGAGCAGATCGAGATGTATCGAGCATGTGTACTGAAGCAATTGAatgtgcagcagctgctcgagAGCGATGGCATGCTCAGCCAAAACGATCAGAGTTGCGAGACTTACGCGGCTGGCAAACCGAATCTACCTCCAGCTCCAAGTCTACAGGATGTGGCGCAAGCCCTCTCCGACGCGCACCTTAATCCTAGCACAAAGCTAAGCAGCAGCGTAAGTCAGGATGAGAAACCAGTAAACGAGGTCAGCGGTAGTAGCAGCAATGCAGAAAGCGTTGGAGCACTAGTCGCCTCGGCTGCTGCACTGCATCTGCATGCCAAGTCGCATGATGAGCTGCCACAATCGCCACGTCTGCCAATGGCATCGCGTCATAGCTCGCCCATGTCAAGCAGACAGGGATCGCTGCGACGGCGCAACAAGAGCGCACCACGCAACTCCTATGAGGATTATGAGGAACGCGCCATTCCTACGTTAAGACAGTAAGTTGGGAATTCGATAATAAGTGCAAGTTGCAAATGCCGCTGCCCTGCGTAtcgatgttgttgtagtgATATCGAAATTTTGCATGATCCGGCATGGAAGTCATACAGCGCACACGATAACAACATAATCGATAGCCTTAGAGTCGCCATTTTAAGAAACCAAAACACTAATTGTAACCGTTGtcgatgttttttttatgattttgttttgtttttcttctgttatttgtttactttctcTATTCCCGTAAACGTTGTCGTTCCGTTGCAAATACTGACTGTTTAGCTCAAATACTAATGAATTTTTAAGGGAATGCCAGGGCAATGCGCTGCTCGAAGCAGACCCAAATCGAAGTCGTTCACGGCTCAATGATCGTGAGCGTCGTCAGGCAGCGTTGCCGATACTCGTCTTTGGCAGTGAATTGGTGAGTTTATCAATTACTTTCAACCATGCTTTGCTTAACGGCCTCTCGTCGCCTCGAATTTGGTGTGATCGTTAAGCGAGGTTTagcattattatttcattagtttcaataattattttctcTGCAGGTGGAACAGTTCTATTCCCGTCAATTTCAGGACCGAGAAGACGGTCTCATGCGACTGCGCAACTTTCTCAAGGAGCAGGAAGTCCCCAGTGAAGAAAGCAATGAGCATGCCGCAAGTCCCAACAAGGTGGCACGCAGTGcagcgttgctgctgcatcgAGCTGTTCGTGATGCAGTATACTCCGTGTTTAATCAGGCCACCGAAACAGTTCGAGTACTGTTCCTTGAATATGTGCCCGGCCGTGTTTCTCCCAATGAGGTGGCACGTTGCGTGGATCGTCTATTGCCAGAACTACTTGCCAAATCAGGCGATCCCTCGGCGCGTCTGCATACGCTGGCCCAGCACACAATACTAAGCATAGCCGCCTGCCCGCAAGTGGCCGAGCAACATCTTGTGGCGCCAGCACTTTCACGCAGTGTAGGATCAGGGACGCATCAGCGCTTGGCCATGAGCCGACTGCAGATGCTGGAGCAGTTGGTGCACACACAAGGAATTAGCACTGATAAACATAGCGGATTAACGTGTCGCGCTCTCTCCGATTGCGGCTGCTCCGGCATTCATCATCCCGCAGAACCAGTGCGTAAGGTAGCTGAACGCATTCTGCTGCTTGTCTACAAGGTTAATCCACGGTTGGTGCGCAAGCAACTGCCACCTGATGATGACATCACACGTCGCAATCTGTTGTACCGCCAACTCTTTACGGAATTCGACAAGCTGGATCTGGAACGCAAACAAGAGCTGCTGGAGGCCAATAAATACAGTTCAGGCAATGAAGCCGATTCCCTGCAACCGACAACCAGCGCAGATGCTTCGCGTTTGCTGAAGAGTAAAAGTGGTCAGGTTTTTGGAGGGTCCACGGGCATAGGAACCGACAATGGATATGTTTCCTGCAATGGCAAACAACAGTACAATGAGCAACTGAAGCGCTCAATGCTGTCAGCCTCAAACTCACGCAAGGGGTCCGTTTCGAACTCAGAATCCACCGACGACACAACCCCTAAAATGTGcgtaatatacatacatacattagagTTGTATTTTTGAGACAttatttcacttattttaGAAGTTGTCCATTCTGTGGTTGGTGCTGCCTTGGCAGCGACACTAGTCAATTGGATCGTCATTACTGGAAGACTTGTCCTTTTCTCACTAAGTGCCCACAATGCAGTCAAGTGCTGGAGGTTGCTGCGCTCAACTATCACTTAACAAGTGAGTTTCCTTATTTGGAAagagatataaaaataacggagaactttcttgtttttttagtGGAGTGTGATGCGAAGGATAATTATGTGGTCTGTACACGATGCACAGAATCAGTCCATAAACAGCTCTATGAGCTGCATCAAATGGAGGACTTTTGTCGTggtattaaacaaattgctactagtctttaatttaatgctcATAAATTGTCCATTTCATTAGAACTGAAAACAGGAGCCGCTCGTTGTCCTCTGTGCCACGATGACGTTAATTTGCCTTTAGATGGGGGATGGAAACTACACCTCTTGAGTGCCGGTGGTTGTCCAGGCAATATTCGCaaacgaaatttaaaaaaatcaaactgAATATATCTCAGAAGATAGATAACAACGTCATATTATTACAACCTCATTATAATCTTGAGGCTATCTGTAGCGTagattaaatcaatttttgttaCGTATTCTTCTTAGAACCATTTTGTTATGCGATTTAGTTAACGGCATTACCTatgaattacattttgttacattttataCTAGTATATATGTTTTGTACGCAATGTGATTTGTTAACTATACATGACACAAATTTCGAAACGTCCTACAATAATAAAGCCCatccaaaatatttttaatatttaattcgaAATGCCCGCCAATAATTAATCTGTGTTATACAACACTGCCGTACTCATCCAAATTAGTCGAGTTGGCAACTATATTGCACGAGGTGGCAACGCTAtatcacaaaattaattaggTTTTAAACACAAGAATTTTTAGTTAGGAGTTCTTCATGTGAAATTAATTAGAGTAtaagaattaattaatatagaaaacatttttaaataggGCAGCACGTCAACGTGTGTTGCAAAACAACCCCCGGCCAGCTGAGGGTACCTTTGCATAAGTGTGCGTCAGTGCTTAAGGGCGAACCAGTGTACGTGTGACTGTACGGGTGtgagtttgtgtttgtgtcagAGGCATGAAAAAAACAGCCGGCAAAGAAattcaacattaaaaataGACGCGAGCTGTGCACTCTTTTAAAATTGCCAATCAATTCAACTGGAGTGTGCGGCTGTATGCAATAGTTGGCTTTTCCATAACTAAATTCAGTCCGTAATGTGTTGAAAATTGgtaattaaagtaaaagctGCCTTCGATAGTGGCATCGTCGTGTATTTTTCCCTTGTTGAGATTACCGTctacaaatgtatttgtatatactataatataataagagGCTGTACGTAAAACAATAACGGAGCACGTGCAGTACCCATACCACTCCACTGCAGTCATCATCACGCCACGCTACGCTTTGCCAACGTCTAGGAGAGGAAAGAGAGAATGAGGAAGATGCAGCTCATAAGGCGACTGCTCAATTACAAATACCTGACGAGGGCACAAATAAATGGCTTTGACAATTACAAGGTAAATGCTTTGGCTCTTTACTTgcattgtattgtattgtttaATAATGCCAATCTTTTAACTTATGAACACAGTACAGCGCCATAGACACCTCACCTCTAAGTCAATATGTAATGCACCCATTCTGGGACTGGCTTGTCAAGGTTAGCAAacgacatcatcatcataatagcaaaaaaaatcaataattattataatgcaTTTTGCACTCACAGTTCTTCCCCCGTTGGTTTGCACCCAATCTGATGACATTCCTGGGCTTCCTGTTCAGTGTGATGAACCTGGTGTTGCTCTCCTACTACGACTGGAACTTCGAAGCCAGCTCCGGCGAGGAGCACACCACACCCATTCCCAGTTGGGTATGGCTTTGCACCGCAATCAACATATTCGTTGCCTACACGCTGGACGGCATTGATGGCAAGCAAGCGCGGCGCATCGGATTGTCAGGACCGCTGGGCGAGCTGTTCGATCATGGTTTGGACTCGTACACAGCTATGCTGATACCAACATGTCTGTATAGCATCTTTGGACGCAGCCGGGTCTACTCAGTGCGTCCCATGCGTATGTACTATGTCTGCCTAACGGTCTACTTCAACTTCTTCATATCGCATTGGGAGAAGTACAATACGGGCATATTGTACTTGCCGTGGGGCTATGATCTCAGCATGTGGGGCAGCACAGCTATGTACCTGGTCACCTGGTGGATGGGCTTCGAGGGCTGGAAGTTCGAATTGCCATTGGGCTCCCTCGGCACTTTGCCGTTGGGCAATGTGATGGAAGCAGTGCTCCATATTAGCGCCATGGCAAACCTACCTTTAGTGTTTATCAACGTTTACAAGTGAGTGCTCTCAATACATATCAACAATCTGTCGCGACTATTTCTGATAATAACACTCTGATTACAGCTCATATAAGAATCGCACGGGACGATTGTTATCGCTAGCGGAGGCTCTGCGACCCTTATGGCCTTTTGTTACATATTTTGTGCTCTTGTTTGTCTGGCCCTTTGTATCGCCGAACGACATTATGGAAACGGATCCCCGTGCCATGTTCATGTTGAGCGGCACAATCTTCTCGAATGTCAGCGTAAGTATCTTTAGAGAATACAACTATACCCATGTCTAAATATGGCATATAATTTAAGcttgattttgattgattaCTTTTCGGGGTTTATTTTAGTAGAAACTTGATATCACGCGATGCGCAATTGTTTGTCATTAATGATCgtcccacacatacacacatacacacacacacagacatacaaaCATTGTATTGTCTACTACAAACACCTGGCAATCTTCTCCTGTCCCGCCCCCGGTGACACTTGCTTTTAAGTCCCCATTGATATCTTATCGGTGCATTGACTCATTCTATGATATGGGGGTAGCGtggtttcgtttttgttgctcatATAAAGTTTCGATAGCTAACACTATAAAGTAGTTAGTATTCACGAGAAAAGCTGATAAGCCTTGAGAAAACGATGAATAATGCATATGTAAACATAAATTAGTGACATTAACTATTGAATACTCTTTTGTTATACTCAACTGAGTCGTCAGGGATTCTATAATTTGTGATTAAATTTCTCGACTAGGTTcacataaatttaaacttCCAAACTCTAGGCTTTCTTTTGTAGCTATaatcattcaatttattttaattttaataagttCAGAATACAGTAAAATCCTTTAAAATGCCACCTTTCTGTTGCGGTGGTCGCCGCTGTGCAGCAGATATAAAGCGTCGTATGGAGGGAAACGGGGAGGAGGACGACGCAGCACTTCAACTCAGTCCAATTACTGTTACCGAAGCAGAGTCTCCGTTGACATTGAAGTTTTATGCACGCCATGATTGGCCTTATTTTAACTGCACCAACGAGGAGATAAAGCGTATGCGAAATAAGTTTGAAAAGGATGTGCAAAACTCTTCAGAGTCGGTCAATGTTAGCCTGACAACTGGAGAGAAAGTCGCCAAATATGAACCAAAGCATGCCACTGCCCAGCCGATGACTGAGAATCAGATTTATGGCTGGTATCAGCATCGAGCCTATCGCTATTTAAAAAAGGATCGCGGCATTTTCGTTTTCCCACGTGAGGGAGATCCATTGATCAAGTTAATTCAGGCTTCGAATTGGATGAACAGTTAAAGCAATAATTGTTCTTTTTCGGATCAAATATTTTAGTGCAAATCAATGTGGGCACTGAGctctcattatttttattttggtccGCATTAATCCTATGAACTTATAATTGCAGTATTCAAACTGGAATTTTAAGaaaggaaataaatatgagatttgaaggaaaaataaatatacatataattattgttatctGTGAATTGCTTGATCAATCAATCGATAATCGATATTAAGTAGTGAGAGTTCTTAAGGATAAGGTTGTTAATTAATGTTTccttttatttgattttggtgTATTAATCATTAATCTATATGATAgcaattattttagtatagttTGGGAACAGCTATTTTTACTTCGATCCACTTACAAGTCCATGGAATTCGATTTAGTTACATTGTAAGCTTAgtatctaaaaatatatatagtattcaaatagtattttaatcaaatcaatttgagATCTCATTACAATATCAAcgttgaatttgaatttgaatttggagGTTAGAATTAAACATAATCTTTGAAAAGATAAATAcactattaaattattttttctatatatattgcaGTGCCGATTGATCGTCTCCCAAATGTCTGTCACCCGCTGCGAAGCCTGGCACTGGCAGACGCCCATGTATGTGGTGTCCATAGTGCTGGGATTGTGGCTCCCGGTA
This window of the Drosophila albomicans strain 15112-1751.03 chromosome 2L, ASM965048v2, whole genome shotgun sequence genome carries:
- the LOC117563446 gene encoding uncharacterized protein LOC117563446, whose product is MPPFCCGGRRCAADIKRRMEGNGEEDDAALQLSPITVTEAESPLTLKFYARHDWPYFNCTNEEIKRMRNKFEKDVQNSSESVNVSLTTGEKVAKYEPKHATAQPMTENQIYGWYQHRAYRYLKKDRGIFVFPREGDPLIKLIQASNWMNS